CGTCCTTTGCCCAGCCATCCCACTTCATCCTCGAGAAAGTGACTTTTATTCTTCTCTACTCCTTATGCCTTTCAGTATGTCCTCGGGTATTCAGATCTTTGGGTTCTCGGGTCTTCGGGTCctcacaattattttttaaataaaaaaacatatttgaaatCCCTCCTCAAAATCATCATTTGGCCACTTATaaagtttatttataaaatatattgtgATAATCTACTAAATTTGTAGAATGGCAACTGattacataaatttttatacaatttatgTTTATCAAAACAggtagaatataaatttttaaaaaatgtatgatatcatgtaatttataaaatatattgtgTTAATCTACCTAATTGTAGGATGACAACTGACTACATAAATTTTATACATAGAGCAATATACATGGTTGGCCCAACAAAATTTGGAGCCTAAAGCGAAAATTTTATATGAGACCTTTTTATATGTAAACATtaattaaacaatattatataatactaattaaattaaaactatttgatgtaaataaagaaattgatgaataatactaactaaactaaggttaatttcatatagaaGATTGAATATCATTGTTgaatcataaatttaaacaaaaagaactaaaaaaatattattttttttaaaaaaaaaaacttactttaactTGAATAAATGactatgcatagttaagtaaagttgtaatctaaattttaattttgtatattctttttaagagaaagagatagatagatattatttggtgtgtggCTTAGTAGgagattagtttacaaaaattaaactctcaaactattagaggaGATTAGTCCTCATTGATGATTTATCACATtggtagcattttttttttttttaaatttaaggtttcaattgttttaaatttttattggtctcttattttggaagccttgttagaaatgaaaatgaaaatactaAAGATGCTACAAGatgttcacaatataatgtgataatgactATAATTAATGAATTTCAACAGCTTAatgtatttgtgtttgaattacttttttttatgtgattggtgaaaTGTCAATTAaacctatagtaaaatttgtggtattTTTAGcatcacacttaaaaaaaaaaaagtaccaattatttttaaaatattatattttaaaaaacttttggGCATTTTACAAATGGAGATGGGGCTTTTtttagtagaatttttttttgtttgtggaggccttaggcctaggccttggGCCGGCCTGGCAATAtatgatgaaaattttttatatactcTACTAAATAATTGACAAATGAAATTAGATGATTTCAagtaaccaattttttttttaattaaaaaaaaaaaacatatttgaaatCCCTCCTCGAAAATCATCATTTGGGCGCCACTTGtaatatttatgtataaaaaacaggtataatataaattttaaaatttttagaacgGTTATAATGCATAATTAGTGATGTGATGCTTGACGAATTACACACACTTTGCATAACAGCGGTTGTTGAATTGTGCTGTGCATGTGACGTAAGATAGTAACTATAGCATTTTAACCTGTGCAGAAAAATTCACAGAATCTGTGTGCcagtagtttttattttactgCCTTAAAATGGCCCATAACCGAAATCAGAAGCAATAATATTAGCCTTTGAAAGCAACCAAACCCAAAGCCAAAATCAAAGCAACCCCATGAAAGTGACCAAAGGAACACTACGAGTCTGGGAGTTCAACACAAACACGGTCAAACCACCATCACTATGCACTGCACAGGCCAACAACTTTGGGAGAAACCGTGaacttttgaaaagaaagagaagaaatttaAAGAAACCCATCAAAGTTAcaaacatgtttgtttgtttgtggcTTTGTACTACTGTCTTTAATGGCAGATTAACAAACAAGGATAGAAAAATCTGAGCCCTTGGCTTAGAACGTGTGTTGCAATCTCATTGAACCTTTGCCAAAGTACCATGTGGGGCTACCCATGGTTTTAAGGCAGATTTGTCCTAAACCATTGGCTTTTTTTTGCAATCTTCATAAAAAGTGtgactttaaaaaaagttacttacccaagaaaagaaaaaaggacttCAAAAAGTgacaatgaaattaaagaaatcaAATCAAATGCCAATCTTATTAGATTTGGGAGAGTCAGGTTTAAAAACACGAGTGGATAATGTGAGCAGATTCATCAGTGCCCATTGTTTTATGCTTAACCTTCATTTATAAGCATTTGATGAAATTACTGCAACGCCCTCCTTATATTACTCAAAATCACACACCTCCATAAATTAACCAGGATATAaagttcatttttatttattctttagtAAACAATAAAtcaaccaaattgaaatataggaactaaataaataaataaaattagagcATTTTGTCATCCAATAGAGTTGTGCCCCCTTCTTTtgttagaaaagaaaaggagagtaCAATTCTTAGCTCTAGAAACCAGATGTCTATACATTTGATAATTTCTCTAAAAATCCTGATACGAATTTTGTAACTCAAGCATTAAAATAAAGATATGTTTTCTAATTGAGTTGAATTGGCTAATAGGGATTTGAATATTATGATCATGttctcaaaattttcacaatgtaattgtgggggtaaaaatgcttaaatgcacatttgggcattgggcttgatttgttggtataagtctgttcaatcagaaTCTTCGAGACCCACAGGCCAGTTCGCGCTGCAAGGGGCAGAGAAATTGttcgaggaggagtatctcttcggacgggcccagtaaaggccatggggcgtgctaaaggatttagagacagagttttggaagatctgttgggtaaaggcatgATCCAAGCACTCGTTAGAAAGAGGAatatgtgagaaatatctgaggaaaaaagctgctaccaccgcattaaaagccctacatctacctccctggccgcattaatggagaaatgacctttgAATAGTAATATTCAgtcttccagctattatttgaagacttcaagaaggtggtggatgagacaagtatctaggaggaaaatctgtgttacatgtggatgaaacagggaaaaaaaagaaggttataagaagacgagagaggaaagaaaaaaaaaagactttttttggaaactaaaaaattgtaatcttttgcttaaagaaagaaaggcaatacgaGTGGTcttcggctcacgtccgaggagagtttttcgacatatttatcaattatttgcatagattgcggtATTCTAGCCTGTTGATCAACTCTCCAATATActtaacctagatttcaaactcatactctacaaatttcattgtataagactctttgggcctgaaTCCATCTAGTTATCAGATCgcgtacaaattgtgcacttacagtaatGTCCTTATATTCATTTTAGCTTATTAAATGATTACATCTTTGAAAAAAATCACCTACCAAAAAACATTCAATAATTAGACACTTGTAAGACAATAAAGGTACAATTTTATGTGTAGTTCTTGTTCATTTCTAAAGATTGggcataatattaaaaaaaatcgtaTTCAGTACACAAAGCTCTCACTTTTGAGGAATTTGGGAGAGATTATAGTATGGTAAGTAGGTAGTCTTACCCCAATTTTTACTTGAAAAGGCTGATTCTCAAACTTAGATCCATGGCCTGTTGCTTTTGGTTAAAGGCACTTGTAAGCCCGACCTATAAGTATatgattaaaacaaaattttaattaagtaaattataaaaatgaatgaGTGCTAGTTTAAGACTTCTTTAGCATAATCCAAAATCcatttaaaaactaattacaTAATTTAAGAGTAAGAAAAGGCTAATGTTAttaccaatttttttaacaacGGCCTctcataacaaattaaaaatgaataagattggtactattttttttgttggcaaaAGATTggtactatttaaaaaaataattaaacaaacgttcgaattattttttagtaataaattacACATcaagttataaaatttataatatctttaCCTCATTCTTCAAAATACCGTGGAAGTAACATGATTCAATAtcatttatcttcttttataaCATGCTTGGCATTTGTATTGAAAATAAACTTACAAAACCCGGGGCAGTTTTGGgaataaagataaaagaatcGACCGACATACCAGAAACCGCATTGAAGAGCCAAAACAAGTGACTGTAACGTGAGACTTCAAGTGAAACCATCAAACACTACCAACACTTGAAAATCTGGAGTCTTAGCAATAACTACTCCCAAACTCTTTATAAATAACAAAGCCATTCTCCCAGAAACTTTCATCCAAAACCTTCATAACCTCCTCAGTTTTCTCTCTACTAACTTCATTCATTTTAGTGTATTTTTCATTTACTCTCTTAAAATGGCAAAAAATGTGGCTGAATCACCTCTTGAGAGGAATAACCTGGCTTCCCTTGACAACAAGCTGGCCATGGCCAAGCGCTGTTCTCATGGTATCTTTGCTTTACTTTTGTTGTAGCTCTGTGGCCTTGGgcaaatttgatatatattttatttttttgggtatctCTTATTGTATGGCAGATTATGTATAGGATAAAATTGATTTGAATGTGTCATGTGAGTGATCTCATAATTTTATGCATCGTGAGATTCAAGTGGAGTAAATCTTTCATTGGTTGAATCCAAATTCCAAAGATATCATTGTGAAGTGGTCTTAATTATGTGATTAAGATTTAGTACTTCATAGCTCCCATAGTTCCAAATACCACTCTAGGACCTTTTCATGCTTTCAATGGATAAAGATgagttacctttttttttggtgggggacCATTCTCATAGATCCTAGATCATTGTTTTTTTCTAGACACTTTAGCTGAGTATTGCATGAAATTATTAGACGGATAATTTGACTGGTTTGAAGGATGAGTTTGATGTTTTGAAAGCCATATGGAATGGTGCAATGATTATGCACACTACTAGATGATATGATAATGCACCTTTTAGCacttctcaaatttttattttatagtataaGCTATTTCTAAtcctattttcttttccaatgaATATGCAGAGGGTGTAATAGCAGGAGCTAAGGCAGCCGTTGTTGCTACTATTGCCACTGCCATCCCAACTGTAAGTCATTTTTCTCACAATTGCCTCAATCtgaaaatatttacatattttttttttcattattttacaAGTACTAACCATTGATGAAACTGTCCTTCTAGGAATCTATTTCTTAATTTCTAGTAACCCCTCAATGATCAATAATGATAAATTATAACTAGTAACCCCTCAATGATTTCCTCTTTTGTAGCCTTTTCTTTACTCACATTTAGCTTTATATGCAGATGGCTAGTGTGAGGATGCTGCCTTGGGCAAGGGCTAATCTCAATCACACTGCACAAGCGCTCATAATCAGCACAGGTTACAATCATTCATGATCATCATATTATTGTGTTCGTAATTATTATCATTGTCACTATTAATAATTGAATATCACTTTGTTGATGGAAATTGTTAATGATGGCAGTGGCAGGAGCGGCATATTTCATTGTGGCTGACAAGACCGTTTTGGCAACTGCTAGGAGGAATTCCTTTGGGCAAATCTCTAACAATGACGCATAATATGGAATCACTAGCTTGGCTTTAGTTATATATGTTATTGGGCTTTAAAACCAATTATTATGTAAACATACCATCTGATCCTGATAGATAAATAAAGATGGGTTTACGTTTCCATTCTAAGAGCACAAGAGCAGTATGTTCAAAGATCAGCTTACATGAATGCAAATTATCTTCCGTATTAAATCAAATTGATGTATTTACATATGTTATTTCATTCAAGTTACATCATTTTACCAATAATCTTTACATGAGCAAAAACCGTCTTTAAAATGGTGGAAACGGTTCTTATCTCTTGCAATAATCTCCCTATTGAAGATCTTAGATATTAGCTTTGTAGCCGAATGACAATTTCCACATACACGAAGATTCTTAACAATTCTGATTGTTGTCCCTGGTTTTGTACTGATTAAACCAAAAGCAATGGCCAACTTCTCACTATGATGACTCAAGGCTCCTTCCTTCCACTCCTCGTCAATGTCACGAAGCACCTCGGAGGTATCGGGCACAAACCCAGCCATCTCCAAAAGCCTATCTATTTCGCCCAACATTTTGTAGACATCTTTTCTCAAGGGATGCACTTTGTCACTAACAACAAACTCATGAACAACTCCATCCACCTCAATTGAGGTACATCCAGGAACTTTCTTCATTCCCATATTAGTTAGCCTGTTTCGAATCCTAGCTACATCATCCCATCTACCAGCTCCTGCATATATGTTTGACAAAAGCACATAAGCCCCAGGGTTAATAGGCTCCAATTCAAAGAGATGCTCAGCGACATATTCACCAAGTTCGACACGTTTATGAACTCTACAAGCTCCTAGAAGAGAACTCCAGATTGCCCCATCAGGCTTCATTTCCATATTCTTCATTAGGGTCTCTGCTTCATCAAACATCCCAGCTCGACCTAGAAGATCTATCATGCATCCATAGTGGTGCAGTTTTGGTGAAATGTTGAAATCATGAATCATTGAACTAAAATATTGGCGTCCAAGTTCTGGCAAACCGGCATGTGTACAAGCAGATAATAAACCAACAAATGTGATATCATCTGGTTTGATTCCTTCATTAGCCATTTCTTCAAAAAGCTGAATAGCCTTATCTGGGTGCCCATGCATGGCTAACCCAGATATCATTGCATTCCAGGAAGCCAAGCTTTTAAGATTCATATTATTAAAGACTTGTTCTGCTGCATCTATATTTCCACACTTAGCATACATGTCAATTAGACTTGTCCAAAGAGAGTTATTAGTCATATGTTGAAAGTTCTTATCTACATACGCATGAATCCATTTACCAAGGTCAAGAGCACCCAAGTAAGCACAAGCTGAAAGAACACCTAAAAGGGTCACATCATTGGGCTCAACATTCGATCTTAGCATTAGCTGAAAGAGCGTCAATGCTTCTTTATAGCAGCTCATATGCGTATAACCACCTATCATAACATTCCAAGAAATCACATCCCTTTGGTGCAACCCATCAAATAACCCTCGAGCTGTTTCCAAATCACCGCACTTCGAATACATATCAATAAGTGCATTAACAAGCCGAAGATTCAAACCAAGTCCACTATTCTCAATCCAAGACTGCACCCAATTGCCCAATT
This genomic stretch from Castanea sativa cultivar Marrone di Chiusa Pesio chromosome 1, ASM4071231v1 harbors:
- the LOC142613031 gene encoding early nodulin-93-like, translating into MAKNVAESPLERNNLASLDNKLAMAKRCSHEGVIAGAKAAVVATIATAIPTMASVRMLPWARANLNHTAQALIISTVAGAAYFIVADKTVLATARRNSFGQISNNDA
- the LOC142613021 gene encoding pentatricopeptide repeat-containing protein At1g08070, chloroplastic; translated protein: MVLPVSPSSSLSLPILSSSTHHILPASDPPYKLLQSHPSLHLLAKCKSLRDLKQVHSQIIKTGLHNTHFALSKLIEFCAIAPYGDLAYALLLFESVEEPNRFIWNNIIRGYSLSSNPIVALELYVRMILCGTEPNSYTFPFLLKSCAKIGATHEGKQIHAHVVKLGLENDAFVHTSLINMYAQNGELGNARLVFDKSTLRDAVSFTALITGYVSRGFMDDARRAFDEIPVRDVVSWNAMIAGYAQCGRFEEALALFEEMRKVNVQPNESTMVTVLSACAQSGSVELGNWVQSWIENSGLGLNLRLVNALIDMYSKCGDLETARGLFDGLHQRDVISWNVMIGGYTHMSCYKEALTLFQLMLRSNVEPNDVTLLGVLSACAYLGALDLGKWIHAYVDKNFQHMTNNSLWTSLIDMYAKCGNIDAAEQVFNNMNLKSLASWNAMISGLAMHGHPDKAIQLFEEMANEGIKPDDITFVGLLSACTHAGLPELGRQYFSSMIHDFNISPKLHHYGCMIDLLGRAGMFDEAETLMKNMEMKPDGAIWSSLLGACRVHKRVELGEYVAEHLFELEPINPGAYVLLSNIYAGAGRWDDVARIRNRLTNMGMKKVPGCTSIEVDGVVHEFVVSDKVHPLRKDVYKMLGEIDRLLEMAGFVPDTSEVLRDIDEEWKEGALSHHSEKLAIAFGLISTKPGTTIRIVKNLRVCGNCHSATKLISKIFNREIIARDKNRFHHFKDGFCSCKDYW